The proteins below are encoded in one region of Synergistaceae bacterium:
- a CDS encoding helix-turn-helix domain-containing protein, whose translation MEKIHRTIGVCRFVYNLFIATNQQSYKAIKRVSNILTLIPFLSG comes from the coding sequence ATTGAGAAGATACACCGGACTATCGGTGTTTGTCGTTTCGTGTATAACCTATTTATAGCCACGAATCAGCAAAGCTATAAAGCTATAAAGAGGGTAAGCAATATCTTAACGCTTATACCTTTTCTAAGTGGCTGA
- a CDS encoding recombinase family protein, whose protein sequence is MLQILSFVAQNEREYIRKRQSEGIAAAKACDVHFGHPIKSSLKISARTNLEQTDLKRSHVLQALEETPAVGKLKSGYQNVYFLLVTLSLARNSKIAKFFLSIIP, encoded by the coding sequence ATGCTTCAGATTCTATCGTTTGTAGCACAAAACGAGCGTGAGTACATCAGGAAACGGCAGAGCGAAGGTATAGCGGCAGCAAAAGCGTGTGACGTCCATTTTGGTCATCCTATCAAAAGTTCTCTAAAAATTTCCGCTAGAACAAACCTAGAACAAACGGACTTGAAAAGAAGCCACGTTCTACAGGCGCTTGAGGAAACTCCGGCTGTCGGAAAACTAAAAAGCGGCTATCAAAATGTGTACTTTTTGCTAGTCACCCTATCACTGGCTCGCAACAGCAAAATAGCTAAATTTTTTCTAAGTATTATACCATAA
- a CDS encoding tautomerase family protein: MPMIQVNLIAGHSMEEKRKFAANVTRIACEDLNVQPEQVWVQIIDMPTDSFAVAGTLIADRATAFTFDSNKAGLPN, encoded by the coding sequence ATGCCGATGATTCAGGTCAATTTGATAGCGGGACACTCCATGGAGGAAAAACGTAAGTTCGCGGCGAACGTAACACGAATTGCCTGCGAGGACTTGAACGTCCAACCAGAGCAGGTGTGGGTACAAATTATCGACATGCCAACCGACAGCTTTGCCGTGGCCGGCACTTTAATCGCTGATAGGGCAACAGCATTTACTTTTGACTCAAATAAGGCAGGTCTTCCTAATTAA
- a CDS encoding WYL domain-containing protein translates to MKSRKTVLYRRADDSVDLNGWRDAVAFFSEIDPVGVIGSFVLDKFESSPDYFGFKHHYILHALESEVLRDLLDALGEHSRVELRTFNLRYGKPFVHTVFPLKIYISVQNARRYLLAYNYRFNMITFYRLDSIRNVTTKEYEPDFEKYQSNAESFRKTLWGVATSKKDARDHIEMDIRVEKGEEYILGRLEREKRNGKVETVNEDTYRFTAEVRDATELLPWIRTFIGRIVDFRTNNEHAEKTFRDDLKTMEQMYGVTDDAVL, encoded by the coding sequence ATGAAATCAAGGAAAACCGTGTTATACCGTCGTGCCGACGATTCGGTCGATTTAAACGGCTGGCGTGACGCCGTGGCTTTTTTCTCCGAAATTGACCCGGTCGGGGTGATTGGCTCCTTTGTACTGGATAAATTCGAATCTTCTCCTGACTATTTCGGGTTCAAGCATCACTACATCCTTCACGCGCTGGAAAGTGAAGTCTTGCGCGATTTGCTCGACGCGCTCGGAGAACACTCGCGGGTAGAACTGCGCACCTTCAACCTCAGATACGGAAAACCTTTTGTTCATACCGTTTTCCCGCTCAAAATCTACATCAGCGTACAAAACGCCAGGCGATATCTTTTGGCATATAATTATCGCTTCAATATGATCACTTTTTACCGGCTGGATAGTATCCGGAATGTCACGACGAAAGAATACGAGCCTGATTTCGAGAAATATCAATCGAATGCCGAGAGTTTTAGAAAAACGCTTTGGGGAGTCGCGACATCGAAAAAGGATGCTCGCGATCACATCGAAATGGATATTCGCGTCGAAAAAGGAGAAGAATACATACTAGGGAGATTGGAGCGGGAAAAACGCAATGGGAAAGTCGAAACGGTAAACGAGGACACGTACCGTTTCACCGCCGAGGTACGCGACGCTACCGAACTGCTTCCGTGGATTCGGACTTTCATCGGGCGTATCGTCGATTTTCGCACCAACAACGAACATGCGGAAAAAACATTTCGCGACGACCTGAAAACAATGGAGCAAATGTACGGGGTGACGGACGATGCTGTTCTCTGA